The proteins below come from a single Eptesicus fuscus isolate TK198812 chromosome 5, DD_ASM_mEF_20220401, whole genome shotgun sequence genomic window:
- the JPH4 gene encoding junctophilin-4, with translation MSPGGKFDFDDGGCYVGGWEAGRAHGYGVCTGPGAQGEYSGCWAHGFESLGVFTGPGGHSYQGHWQQGKREGLGVERKSRWTYRGEWLGGLKGRSGVWESASGLRYAGLWKDGFQDGYGTETYSDGGTYQGQWQAGKRHGYGVRQSVPYHQAALLRSPRRTSLDSGHSDPPTPPPPLPLPGDEGGSPASGSRGGFVLAGPGDADRASSRKRTPVAGGFFRRSLLLSGLRAGGRRSSLGSKRGSLRSEVSSEVGSTGPPGSEASGSLAPAPPALIEGSATEVYAGEWRADRRSGYGVSQRSNGLRYEGEWLGNRRHGYGRTTRPDGSREEGKYKRNRLVHGGRVRSLLPLALRRGKVKEKVDRAVEGARRAVSAARQRQEIAAARAADALLKAVAASSVAEKAVEAARMAKLIAQDLQPMLEAPGRRPRQDSEGSDTEPLDEDSPGVYENGLTPSEGSPELPSSPASCRQPWRPPACRNPLPPRRDRGPFSSPKTWPEEWGVPGEQAEELAGYEAEDEAGIQGPGPRDGSSLLGGCSDSSGSLREEEGEDEEPLPLIRTLGASEPEPLATPVLRGPSSRGPEAGCLMEELEEPAATERPAQPGAANPLVVGAVALLDLSLAFLFSQLLT, from the exons ATGTCCCCCGGGGGCAAGTTCGACTTTGACGACGGGGGCTGCTACgtggggggctgggaggcggggcgggcacATGGCTACGGCGTGTGCACCGGGCCCGGCGCCCAGGGCGAGTACAGCGGCTGCTGGGCGCACGGCTTCGAGTCGCTGGGCGTCTTCACGGGGCCCGGCGGACACAGCTACCAGGGCCACTGGCAGCAGGGCAAGCGCGAAGGGCTGGGCGTGGAGCGCAAGAGCCGCTGGACGTACCGCGGCGAGTGGCTGGGCGGGCTGAAGGGGCGCAGCGGCGTGTGGGAGAGCGCGTCCGGCCTGCGCTACGCCGGGCTCTGGAAGGACGGCTTCCAGGACGGCTACGGCACCGAGACCTACTCCGACGGAG GCACCTACCAGGGCCAGTGGCAGGCTGGGAAGCGCCACGGCTACGGGGTGCGCCAGAGCGTACCCTACCATCAGGCGGCGCTGCTGCGCTCACCCCGCCGCACCTCTCTGGACTCCGGCCACAGCGACCCCCCGacgcctcccccgcccctgcccctgcccggcgACGAGGGAGGCAGCCCGGCCTCCGGCTCTCGGGGCGGCTTCGTGCTAGCCGGGCCCGGGGACGCTGACCGGGCGTCTTCCCGCAAGCGCACCCCCGTGGCCGGCGGCTTCTTCCGCCGCTCGCTGCTGCTTAGCGGGCTCCGTGCGGGCGGGCGCCGCAGCTCCTTGGGCAGCAAGCGAGGCTCCCTGCGTAGCGAGGTGAGCAGCGAGGTGGGCAGTACCGGGCCCCCGGGCTCTGAGGCCAGCGGGTCCCTGGCCCCGGCGCCGCCCGCCCTCATCGAGGGCTCTGCCACTGAGGTGTATGCGGGCGAATGGCGCGCGGACCGGCGCAGCGGCTACGGCGTGAGCCAGCGCTCCAACGGGCTTCGCTACGAGGGCGAGTGGCTGGGCAACCGGCGGCACGGCTACGGGCGCACCACTCGCCCCGACGGCTCCCGTGAAGAGGGCAAGTACAAGCGCAACAGGCTGGTGCACGGGGGGCGCGTGCGcagcctcctgcccctggcccttCGGCGGGGCAAAGTCAAGGAGAAGGTGGACAGGGCCGTCGAGGGCGCCCGTCGAGCAGTGAGTGCTGCCCGCCAGCGCCAGGAGATTGCCGCTGCCAG GGCAGCAGACGCCCTTCTAAAGGCAGTAGCAGCCAGCAGCGTGGCTGAGAAGGCTGTGGAGGCTGCTCGAATGGCCAAACTGATAGCCCAGGACCTGCAACCCATGTTAGAGGCCCCAG GCCGCAGACCCAGGCAGGACTCAGAAGGTTCCGACACAGAGCCCTTGGATGAGGACAGCCCTGGAGTGTACGAGAATGGACTGACCCCCTCAGAGGGCTCCCCTGAACTGCccagcagtcctgcctcctgCCGCCAACCCTGGCGACCCCCAGCCTGCCGGAACCCACTGCCTCCTAGAAGGGACCGGGGTCCCTTCTCCAGCCCTAAAACTTGGCCTGAGGAGTGGGGGGTCCCGGGTGAGCAGGCAGAGGAACTAGCTGGCTATGAGGCCGAGGATGAGGCTGGGATCCAGGGCCCAGGACCCAGAGACGGTTCCTCACTCCTTGGAGGCTGCAGTGACAGTTCCGGGAGTCTTcgcgaggaggagggggaagatgaAGAGCCCTTGCCCCTCATAAGGACCCTAGGGGCCTCGGAGCCTGAGCCTCTGGCCACACCCGTCCTGAGGGGCCCCTCCTCAAGGGGTCCTGAAGCTGGGTGCCTGATGGAAGAGCTTGAGGAGCCAGCTGCAACCGAGAGGCCAGCCCAGCCG GGAGCTGCCAACCCCCTGGTGGTGGGAGCCGTGGCCCTCCTGGACCTCAGCCTGGCGTTCCTGTTCTCCCAGCTCCTCACCTAA
- the THTPA gene encoding thiamine-triphosphatase isoform X1: MAQGLIEVERKFVPGPETEERLQELGGTLEHRITFRDSYFDTPELNLMRTDYWLRQRENSGWELKSPETAVVSGPHTAYMELTAEPEIVAQLYKVLGAEVLGAEGVAAVLGPLGLQEVASFVTNRSVWKLVLSRADQEELPLRVDLDTADFGYAVGEIEALVHKEAEVPAALEKINKLSSMLGVLAQERAPSKLIVYLQRFRPQVCQRLLEVHSSREKPEGTNGADSSLG; this comes from the exons ATGGCCCAGGGATTGATTGAGGTGGAGCGCAAGTTCGTTCCTGGGCCTGAAACAGAAGAACGGCTGCAGGAGTTGGGGGGCACCCTGGAGCACCGGATCACCTTCCGAGACAGCTACTTTGACACCCCTGAGCTGAACCTCATGCGGACTGACTACTGGCTGCGACAGCGAGAAAATAGTGGTTGGGAGCTCAAAAGTCCTGAAACAGCAGTTGTCTCTGGACCCCACACTGCGTACATGGAACTCACAGCTGAACCTGAAATTGTGGCCCAGCTCTATAAGGTGCTAGGGGCTGAAGTCCTGGGGGCTGAGGGTGTGGCTGCTGTGCTGGGCCCACTGGGACTGCAGGAAGTAGCTAGTTTTGTGACTAATCGTAGTGTCTGGAAACTGGTGCTTTCCAGAGCTGATCAAGAGGAGCTTCCGCTCAGGGTGGACCTGGACACAGCCGACTTTGGCTATGCTGTGGGTGAaatagaggccctggtgcacaaGGAGGCCGAAGTCCCAGCTGCCCTAGAGAAGATCAACAAGCTCAGCAGCATGCTTG GTGTGTTGGCACAGGAGAGGGCACCTTCCAAGCTGATCGTGTACCTACAGCGTTTCCGGCCTCAGGTCTGTCAGCGCCTGCTAGAAGTACACAGCtccagagagaagccagagggGACTAATGGTGCTGACAGTAGCCTGGGCTAA
- the THTPA gene encoding thiamine-triphosphatase isoform X2, with product MAQGLIEVERKFVPGPETEERLQELGGTLEHRITFRDSYFDTPELNLMRTDYWLRQRENSGWELKSPETAVVSGPHTAYMELTAEPEIVAQLYKVLGAEVLGAEGVAAVLGPLGLQEVASFVTNRSVWKLVLSRADQEELPLRVDLDTADFGYAVGEIEALVHKEAEVPAALEKINKLSSMLERKGER from the exons ATGGCCCAGGGATTGATTGAGGTGGAGCGCAAGTTCGTTCCTGGGCCTGAAACAGAAGAACGGCTGCAGGAGTTGGGGGGCACCCTGGAGCACCGGATCACCTTCCGAGACAGCTACTTTGACACCCCTGAGCTGAACCTCATGCGGACTGACTACTGGCTGCGACAGCGAGAAAATAGTGGTTGGGAGCTCAAAAGTCCTGAAACAGCAGTTGTCTCTGGACCCCACACTGCGTACATGGAACTCACAGCTGAACCTGAAATTGTGGCCCAGCTCTATAAGGTGCTAGGGGCTGAAGTCCTGGGGGCTGAGGGTGTGGCTGCTGTGCTGGGCCCACTGGGACTGCAGGAAGTAGCTAGTTTTGTGACTAATCGTAGTGTCTGGAAACTGGTGCTTTCCAGAGCTGATCAAGAGGAGCTTCCGCTCAGGGTGGACCTGGACACAGCCGACTTTGGCTATGCTGTGGGTGAaatagaggccctggtgcacaaGGAGGCCGAAGTCCCAGCTGCCCTAGAGAAGATCAACAAGCTCAGCAGCATGCTTG agaggaagggagagagatag
- the AP1G2 gene encoding AP-1 complex subunit gamma-like 2 isoform X1, translated as MVMSSLKLQDLIEEIRGAKTQAQEREVIQKECAHIRASFREGDPLHRHRQLAKLLYVHMLGYPAHFGQMECLKLIASPRFIDKRVGYLGAMLLLDERQDAHLLITNSIKNDLSQGIPAVQGLALCTLSAMGSAEMCRDLATEVEKLLLERSPYVRKKAVLTAVHMIRKVPELSDTFLPVCAKLLHERHHGVLLGTVTLITELCERSPAALKHFRKVVPQLVQILRALVMTGYSTEHSISGVSDPFLQVQILRLLRILGRNHEESSESMNDLLAQVATNTDTSRNAGSAVLFETVLTIVDIRSAAGLRVLAVNILGRFLLNSDKNIRYVALTSLLRLVQSDHSAVQRHRPTVVECLREPDASLSRRALELSLALVNSSNVRAMTQELQGFLETCPLDLRADCASGILLAAERFAPTKRWHIDTILRVLTMAGTHVRDDAVANLTQLIGGAQELHAYSVRRLYSALAQDISQQPLVQVAAWCIGEYGDLLLEGSCEETEPLQVEEEEVLALLERVLQSHMSLPATRGYALTALMKLSTRLRGDNNRIRQVVSIYGSCLDVELQQRAVEYNTLFRKYDHMRAAILEKMPLVERGGPQADEEVKESQEATQLLEPAPVPTEPQASKLLDLLDLLDGPSEDSQQPPPVGPSPEGTLIHLLDLPCAPLAPDCQLQLLAHFVTSISSSALHPVGAHLNFVEWKNE; from the exons ATGGTGATGTCTTCGCTGAAGCTTCAAGATCTAATCGAGGAGATTCGAGGGGCCAAGACCCAGGCCCAGGAGCGGGAAGTGATCCAAAAGGAGTGTGCCCACATCCGGGCCTCCTTCCGCGAGGGGGACCCTCTGCACAGGCACCGCCAGCTGGCCAAACTGCTCTATGTCCACATGCTGGGCTACCCCGCCCACTTTGGACAG ATGGAGTGCCTGAAACTGATCGCCTCCCCCAGGTTCATAGACAAGAGGGTGGGCTACCTGGGGGCCATGCTTCTGCTGGATGAGAGGCAGGATGCCCACCTGCTCATCACCAACAGCATCAAGAA CGACCTGAGCCAGGGTATTCCGGCCGTACAAGGCCTGGCCCTGTGCACTCTGAGCGCCATGGGCTCTGCTGAGATGTGCCGGGACCTGGCCACTGAGGTGGAGAAACTGCTCCTGGAGCGAAGCCCCTACGTGCGTAAGAAG GCTGTTCTGACTGCAGTGCACATGATCCGAAAAGTCCCCGAGCTCTCCGACACCTTCCTCCCAGTTTGTGCCAAACTGCTTCACGAACGTCACCACG GCGTCCTGCTGGGCACCGTCACGCTGATCACAGAGCTCTGCGAACGAAGCCCTGCCGCCCTCAAGCACTTTCGAAAG GTGGTGCCCCAGCTGGTACAGATCCTGCGGGCTCTGGTGATGACGGGCTACTCCACCGAGCACAGCATATCTGGCGTCAGTGACCCCTTCCTACAG GTCCAGATACTTCGTCTGCTCCGGATTCTGGGCCGGAACCACGAGGAGAGCAGTGAGAGCATGAATGACTTGCTGGCCCAG GTGGCCACTAATACAGACACCAGCCGAAATGCAGGCAGCGCGGTCCTGTTTGAGACTGTGCTCACCATCGTGGACATCCGCTCTGCAGCTGGCCTGCGG GTTCTAGCTGTCAACATCCTTGGCCGCTTCTTGCTCAACAGTGACAAGAATATTAG ATACGTAGCCCTGACATCGTTGCTGCGACTGGTGCAGTCTGATCACAGCGCGGTGCAGCGACACCGGCCCACTGTGGTGGAATGTCTTCGGGAACCTGACGCCTCTCTCAGCCG GCGGGCCCTGGAACTGAGCCTGGCTCTGGTGAACAGCTCCAACGTGCGAGCCATGACACAAGAGCTTCAGGGCTTCCTGGAGACCTGCCCCCTTGACCTGCGGGCAGACTGTGCCTCAGGAATCCTGCTGGCCGCAGAGAG GTTTGCCCCAACCAAGCGATGGCACATAGACACCATCCTGCGAGTGCTGACAATg GCGGGCACCCATGTTCGGGATGACGCGGTGGCCAACCTGACCCAGCTGATTGGCGGGGCCCAGGAGCTCCACGCCTACTCGGTGCGCCGCCTCTACAGTGCCCTGGCACAGGACATCTCCCAG CAACCGCTGGTGCAAGTGGCCGCCTGGTGCATTGGGGAATACGGGGACCTTCTGCTGGAGGGGAgctgtgaggaaactgagccacTTCAG GTGGAAGAAGAAGAAGTGCTGGCATTACTGGAAAGGGTGCTGCAGTCCCACATGTCCCTGCCAGCCACCCGAGGATACGCCCTCACAGCCCTCATGAAGCTTAGCACCCGGCTTCGTGGGGACAACAA CCGCATCCGCCAGGTGGTGTCCATCTACGGAAGCTGCCTGGACGTGGAGCTGCAGCAGCGGGCTGTGGAGTACAACACCCTCTTCCGGAAGTACGACCACATGAG GGCGGCCATCCTGGAAAAGATGCCTCTTGTGGAACGAGGTGGCCCTCAGGCTGATGAGGAAGTGAAGGAAAGCCAAGAAGCAACCCAACTTTTGGAACCGGCCCCTGTCCCCACAGAGCCCCAG GCCTCAAAGCTCTTGGATCTGTTAGATCTCCTGGATGGACCTTCTGAGGATTCCCAGCAGCCTCCCCCTGTGGGTCCCTCTCCAGAAGGCACTTTAATACACCTGCTCGACCTTCCCTGTGCTCCCCTAGCCCCAG ACTGTCAGCTCCAACTTCTTGCCCACTTTGTCACTAGCATCTCAAGCAGTGCCCTGCACCCAGTGGGTGCTCACTTAAATTTTGTTgaatggaagaatgaatga
- the AP1G2 gene encoding AP-1 complex subunit gamma-like 2 isoform X2, with the protein MVMSSLKLQDLIEEIRGAKTQAQEREVIQKECAHIRASFREGDPLHRHRQLAKLLYVHMLGYPAHFGQMECLKLIASPRFIDKRVGYLGAMLLLDERQDAHLLITNSIKNDLSQGIPAVQGLALCTLSAMGSAEMCRDLATEVEKLLLERSPYVRKKAVLTAVHMIRKVPELSDTFLPVCAKLLHERHHGVLLGTVTLITELCERSPAALKHFRKVVPQLVQILRALVMTGYSTEHSISGVSDPFLQVQILRLLRILGRNHEESSESMNDLLAQVATNTDTSRNAGSAVLFETVLTIVDIRSAAGLRVLAVNILGRFLLNSDKNIRYVALTSLLRLVQSDHSAVQRHRPTVVECLREPDASLSRRALELSLALVNSSNVRAMTQELQGFLETCPLDLRADCASGILLAAERFAPTKRWHIDTILRVLTMAGTHVRDDAVANLTQLIGGAQELHAYSVRRLYSALAQDISQQPLVQVAAWCIGEYGDLLLEGSCEETEPLQVEEEEVLALLERVLQSHMSLPATRGYALTALMKLSTRLRGDNNRIRQVVSIYGSCLDVELQQRAVEYNTLFRKYDHMRAAILEKMPLVERGGPQADEEVKESQEATQLLEPAPVPTEPQASKLLDLLDLLDGPSEDSQQPPPVGPSPEGTLIHLLDLPCAPLAPAPIPNLKVFEREGLQLNLSFIRPPGTPTLLLITVTATNASEGDVTHFICQAAVPKSFQLQLQAPSGDTVPAQGGLPVTQILRILNPNKAPLRLKLRLTYNHYGRSVQEVFEVNNLPVETWQ; encoded by the exons ATGGTGATGTCTTCGCTGAAGCTTCAAGATCTAATCGAGGAGATTCGAGGGGCCAAGACCCAGGCCCAGGAGCGGGAAGTGATCCAAAAGGAGTGTGCCCACATCCGGGCCTCCTTCCGCGAGGGGGACCCTCTGCACAGGCACCGCCAGCTGGCCAAACTGCTCTATGTCCACATGCTGGGCTACCCCGCCCACTTTGGACAG ATGGAGTGCCTGAAACTGATCGCCTCCCCCAGGTTCATAGACAAGAGGGTGGGCTACCTGGGGGCCATGCTTCTGCTGGATGAGAGGCAGGATGCCCACCTGCTCATCACCAACAGCATCAAGAA CGACCTGAGCCAGGGTATTCCGGCCGTACAAGGCCTGGCCCTGTGCACTCTGAGCGCCATGGGCTCTGCTGAGATGTGCCGGGACCTGGCCACTGAGGTGGAGAAACTGCTCCTGGAGCGAAGCCCCTACGTGCGTAAGAAG GCTGTTCTGACTGCAGTGCACATGATCCGAAAAGTCCCCGAGCTCTCCGACACCTTCCTCCCAGTTTGTGCCAAACTGCTTCACGAACGTCACCACG GCGTCCTGCTGGGCACCGTCACGCTGATCACAGAGCTCTGCGAACGAAGCCCTGCCGCCCTCAAGCACTTTCGAAAG GTGGTGCCCCAGCTGGTACAGATCCTGCGGGCTCTGGTGATGACGGGCTACTCCACCGAGCACAGCATATCTGGCGTCAGTGACCCCTTCCTACAG GTCCAGATACTTCGTCTGCTCCGGATTCTGGGCCGGAACCACGAGGAGAGCAGTGAGAGCATGAATGACTTGCTGGCCCAG GTGGCCACTAATACAGACACCAGCCGAAATGCAGGCAGCGCGGTCCTGTTTGAGACTGTGCTCACCATCGTGGACATCCGCTCTGCAGCTGGCCTGCGG GTTCTAGCTGTCAACATCCTTGGCCGCTTCTTGCTCAACAGTGACAAGAATATTAG ATACGTAGCCCTGACATCGTTGCTGCGACTGGTGCAGTCTGATCACAGCGCGGTGCAGCGACACCGGCCCACTGTGGTGGAATGTCTTCGGGAACCTGACGCCTCTCTCAGCCG GCGGGCCCTGGAACTGAGCCTGGCTCTGGTGAACAGCTCCAACGTGCGAGCCATGACACAAGAGCTTCAGGGCTTCCTGGAGACCTGCCCCCTTGACCTGCGGGCAGACTGTGCCTCAGGAATCCTGCTGGCCGCAGAGAG GTTTGCCCCAACCAAGCGATGGCACATAGACACCATCCTGCGAGTGCTGACAATg GCGGGCACCCATGTTCGGGATGACGCGGTGGCCAACCTGACCCAGCTGATTGGCGGGGCCCAGGAGCTCCACGCCTACTCGGTGCGCCGCCTCTACAGTGCCCTGGCACAGGACATCTCCCAG CAACCGCTGGTGCAAGTGGCCGCCTGGTGCATTGGGGAATACGGGGACCTTCTGCTGGAGGGGAgctgtgaggaaactgagccacTTCAG GTGGAAGAAGAAGAAGTGCTGGCATTACTGGAAAGGGTGCTGCAGTCCCACATGTCCCTGCCAGCCACCCGAGGATACGCCCTCACAGCCCTCATGAAGCTTAGCACCCGGCTTCGTGGGGACAACAA CCGCATCCGCCAGGTGGTGTCCATCTACGGAAGCTGCCTGGACGTGGAGCTGCAGCAGCGGGCTGTGGAGTACAACACCCTCTTCCGGAAGTACGACCACATGAG GGCGGCCATCCTGGAAAAGATGCCTCTTGTGGAACGAGGTGGCCCTCAGGCTGATGAGGAAGTGAAGGAAAGCCAAGAAGCAACCCAACTTTTGGAACCGGCCCCTGTCCCCACAGAGCCCCAG GCCTCAAAGCTCTTGGATCTGTTAGATCTCCTGGATGGACCTTCTGAGGATTCCCAGCAGCCTCCCCCTGTGGGTCCCTCTCCAGAAGGCACTTTAATACACCTGCTCGACCTTCCCTGTGCTCCCCTAGCCCCAG cTCCCATCCCAAATCTCAAAGTGTTTGAGCGGGAAGGACTACAGCTGAATCTGTCTTTTATTAGACCCCCTGGAACCCCTACTTTGCTCTTAATCACTGTCACTGCCACCAACGCCTCAGAGGGTGATGTCACCCACTTCATCTGCCAGGCCGCTGTGCCCAAG AGTTTCCAGCTGCAGCTACAGGCCCCCAGTGGGGACACAGTTCCAGCACAGGGTGGCCTTCCAGTGACCCAGATCCTCCGAATCCTCAATCCTAACAAG GCCCCCTTGCGGTTAAAGCTGCGCCTCACCTACAACCACTATGGCCGGTCAGTGCAGGAGGTCTTTGAGGTGAACAACTTGCCTGTGGAGACATGGCAGTAA